CGCGCAAACCCCTGGTTTCGAGTTCGCGCATGCAGTCGGGCATCGCGCCCTGTCCCGGAAAGACGACACGTTCGGCGCCGCGTATCGTTTGCGGATCGCCGGTCACGACGATCGATGCTTGCGGCGCGACGTGCTGCAGGGCTTTGGCCACCGAACGCAGATTGCCCATGCCGTAATCGACGACTGCGATCATTTCGCGAATAGCGTTTAGAGCATACCCTTGGTCGATGGCAGTTCCCCTGCCTGCCGTTCATCGGTTTCGACCGCCATGCGCAACGCGCGACCGAATGCCTTGAACGCCGTCTCGCATTGATGATGCGCATTGATGCCGCGCATATTGTCGATATGCAAGGTAACGAGCGCGTGATTGACGAAGCCCTGGAAGAATTCACGGACCAGATCGACATCGAATTCGCCGATGCGCGCGCGCGTGAAGTCGATATCGAAAACCAGTCCGGGACGGCCCGACACATCGATCACCACGCGCGACAGCGCTTCATCGAGCGGCACATAGGCGTGCCCGTAGCGGCGCACGCCGCGCTTGTCTCCGATCGCTATCGCGAAAGCCTGGCCGAGCGTGATGCCGATGTCTTCGACCGTGTGATGCGCATCGATCGCGAGGTCGCCGGCCGCCTTGATGTCGAGATCGAACGCGCCGTGGCGCGCAACCTGATCGAGCATATGATCGAAAAACGCAATGCCGCTGTCGAGTTTCGCCACGCCCGAACCATCTAGATTCAGCGTGACGCTAATCTGCGTTTCCCTGGTGTTGCGGGTCATTTGCGCGCTACGCATAAGCTGGCGACTCAAGGCACTAAACGGCTTCCAGACTTTCGTTCAGAGCGCGCATAAATGCGCGATTCTGCTGCGGTGTGCCGACGGTTACGCGGAGACAACCTGCGAGCGAACGATGGACGCCGTTCAAATTCCTGATCAACACGCCGCGCTGTTTCAGGCCTTCAAAAACTGCGTCGGCGTGCGATACACAGAACAGAATAAAGTTGCCGGACGAAGGAAAAGCCGTGACGCCGCGAATGCTCTGCAACGCACCAAACAGACGCCGGCGTTCGCGTTTGATCGCGCCGGCCTGTTCCGCCAGAAGAGCGGTCTCGCGCAACACGCGTTCAGCCACGATCTGCGTCAGTACATTGACATTATACGGTAAGCGCAGCTTTTCGAGCTGCGCGACCAGCCCGGGGTGGCCGACCAGAAAGCCTAGCCGCAGAC
This genomic interval from Burkholderiales bacterium contains the following:
- the hisB gene encoding imidazoleglycerol-phosphate dehydratase HisB; protein product: MRSAQMTRNTRETQISVTLNLDGSGVAKLDSGIAFFDHMLDQVARHGAFDLDIKAAGDLAIDAHHTVEDIGITLGQAFAIAIGDKRGVRRYGHAYVPLDEALSRVVIDVSGRPGLVFDIDFTRARIGEFDVDLVREFFQGFVNHALVTLHIDNMRGINAHHQCETAFKAFGRALRMAVETDERQAGELPSTKGML